A stretch of Geomonas oryzisoli DNA encodes these proteins:
- a CDS encoding hydrolase, translated as MSKLDLLNPTNSTVIFIDFQPQMTFGVASIDRQTLFNNVMLLAKAARIFHVPTILTTVETKSFSGNMWPQLLDIFPDNDIIERSSMNSWDDPKFVEAVQTTGRTKLIMAALWTEVCLAFPALEAMKAGFEVYAVEDASGGTSVAAHNAAMRRIEQAGAVPMTSLQVMLEYQRTWARKETYDDVISVVKEHCGAYGQGVEYAYTMVHGAPASRHNSGL; from the coding sequence ATGAGCAAACTGGATTTGCTGAATCCAACCAACAGCACGGTCATCTTCATCGACTTCCAGCCTCAGATGACTTTCGGCGTTGCCAGTATCGACCGCCAGACACTGTTCAATAACGTGATGCTCTTGGCCAAGGCCGCCAGGATCTTCCACGTTCCCACCATCCTCACCACCGTCGAGACCAAGAGCTTCTCTGGAAACATGTGGCCCCAGCTCCTGGACATCTTCCCGGACAACGACATCATCGAACGCAGCTCCATGAATTCCTGGGATGACCCGAAGTTCGTGGAAGCGGTGCAAACCACGGGACGCACCAAGCTGATCATGGCCGCGCTCTGGACCGAGGTCTGCCTCGCCTTCCCTGCCCTTGAAGCCATGAAGGCCGGATTCGAGGTGTACGCGGTGGAAGACGCTTCGGGCGGGACCAGTGTGGCAGCGCACAACGCGGCCATGCGGCGCATCGAGCAGGCCGGGGCGGTGCCGATGACCTCGCTTCAGGTGATGCTGGAGTACCAAAGGACTTGGGCCCGCAAGGAAACCTATGACGATGTCATCTCCGTGGTGAAGGAACATTGCGGCGCCTACGGGCAGGGGGTCGAGTACGCCTACACCATGGTGCACGGTGCACCGGCCAGCAGGCACAACAGCGGTCTGTAG
- the rlmD gene encoding 23S rRNA (uracil(1939)-C(5))-methyltransferase RlmD: MKNTRKPKQFSDSSKPFRKETSAAPTAKKPAARTERSATAEPTTGKNARPAAHKPRDHREHTPAKGVKRPDAKGATSQATGKNARPARAAEERQPALHSGQVLEVQIQTNNDEAYGVAYHEGTRILVAGGLAGETLVVKITYVGRRESFANIIKILKRSPDRVPSPACTMGRVCDGCGLMQMRYPAQLAWKKGLVARQIRKYPSLAEVAIHDTIGSPNELGYRNTAKLVVAGKHGDPVIGIYRRNSHDVLEIADCALHHPLINKVVKAAKAGIKKGKVPIYNPKSEMGLLRYLVVRVAEPSNQVMVVFVTTDQGYNEMHHLAKFIQQAVPEVAVVAQNINTSTGNVIFGHKDRSITKAQTLKAYIGDKSFNLSPHSFFQVNSGAARIIYEKVREFARLTGKERVIDLYCGIGGISLFLADKAREVVGIEVVDAAVADATANAAMNRAENCSFEAGDAVHLIDEIGEEGGADLIVLNPPRKGCDEKVLKSVAAIKPQRIIYVSCSPETLARDLDILAGLGYKTLEVQPVDMFPQTVHVEDVALLEKI; this comes from the coding sequence ATGAAAAATACCAGAAAACCAAAGCAATTCTCCGACAGTTCCAAACCCTTCCGTAAAGAAACATCCGCCGCACCCACGGCGAAGAAGCCCGCTGCGAGGACTGAGCGCTCTGCCACAGCCGAGCCCACCACCGGGAAGAATGCGCGTCCGGCGGCGCACAAGCCGCGTGACCATCGCGAACACACACCTGCCAAGGGCGTGAAGAGGCCCGACGCAAAGGGAGCCACGAGTCAGGCAACAGGAAAGAATGCCCGTCCGGCCCGTGCCGCGGAGGAACGCCAGCCCGCGCTGCATAGCGGACAGGTGCTGGAAGTCCAGATACAGACCAACAACGACGAAGCCTACGGCGTCGCCTACCACGAGGGGACCAGGATCCTGGTCGCCGGGGGACTCGCCGGCGAAACCCTGGTGGTGAAGATCACTTATGTCGGGCGCAGGGAATCCTTCGCCAACATCATAAAGATCTTGAAAAGGTCCCCCGACCGCGTCCCCTCCCCCGCCTGCACCATGGGCAGGGTCTGCGACGGCTGCGGTCTGATGCAGATGCGCTACCCGGCTCAGCTCGCCTGGAAGAAGGGGCTGGTCGCCAGGCAGATCCGGAAGTACCCCTCGCTTGCCGAGGTGGCGATCCACGATACCATCGGCTCCCCCAACGAACTCGGCTACCGCAACACCGCCAAGCTGGTGGTGGCGGGCAAGCACGGCGACCCGGTGATCGGCATCTACCGGCGCAACAGCCACGATGTCTTGGAGATCGCGGACTGCGCCCTGCACCACCCGCTGATCAACAAAGTGGTCAAGGCCGCCAAGGCGGGCATCAAGAAGGGGAAGGTGCCGATCTACAACCCGAAGAGCGAGATGGGACTGTTGCGTTACCTCGTGGTTCGGGTGGCCGAGCCGAGCAACCAAGTCATGGTTGTCTTCGTAACAACCGACCAGGGCTATAACGAGATGCACCACCTGGCCAAGTTCATCCAGCAGGCGGTGCCCGAAGTCGCCGTGGTGGCGCAAAACATCAACACCTCGACCGGCAACGTCATCTTCGGCCACAAGGATCGCTCCATCACCAAGGCGCAGACCTTGAAGGCGTACATCGGGGACAAGAGTTTCAACCTGTCGCCGCATTCCTTCTTCCAGGTCAACAGCGGCGCGGCCCGCATCATCTACGAGAAGGTGCGCGAGTTCGCACGTCTGACCGGTAAGGAGCGGGTGATCGACCTCTACTGCGGCATCGGCGGCATCTCGCTGTTCCTGGCCGACAAAGCCCGCGAGGTTGTGGGTATCGAAGTCGTAGATGCGGCCGTCGCCGACGCCACCGCCAACGCGGCCATGAACCGCGCCGAGAACTGCAGCTTCGAAGCCGGCGACGCCGTCCACCTCATCGACGAGATCGGCGAGGAAGGTGGTGCCGACCTGATCGTGCTCAATCCGCCCAGGAAGGGGTGCGACGAGAAGGTGCTGAAGAGCGTGGCGGCCATCAAGCCGCAAAGGATCATCTACGTTTCCTGCTCACCGGAGACGCTGGCGCGCGACCTGGATATCCTGGCAGGGCTCGGGTACAAGACGCTCGAAGTGCAGCCGGTGGACATGTTCCCGCAGACGGTGCACGTCGAGGACGTGGCGCTGCTGGAAAAAATCTAA
- a CDS encoding amidohydrolase: MKGPDLIIHNGKISTLATQNPEASAIAISDGRVQALGGEELTATADDHTQLIDAKGRRVIPGLNDSHIHVIRGGLNFNMELRWDGVPSLALALEMLMEQAKRTPPPQWVRVIGGWTEFQFAERRMPTLDELNLAAPDTPVFILHLYDRALVNRAALHALGYGKDTPEPPGGMIERDRNGNPTGLLIAKPNAMLLYASLAKGPKLGFEDQVNSTRHFLRELNRLGLTSAIDAGGGFQNYPDDYRVIQQLAKAGELPLRIAYNLFTQHPKGELADFSQWVTMTQPGQGDDFLRMNGAGEMLVFSAADFEDFLEPRPDLPVVMEEELAAVVRLLAEKRWPFRLHATYNESITRFLDVFEAVNRDIPFNGLRWFFDHAETITAKNLERVKELGGGIAIQNRMAFQGEYFLDRYGERETAHTPPVRSMMAMDIPVGAGTDATRVASYNPWLSLYWLVSGRTIGGTLLYPEANHLSRMEALRLYTEGSSWFSGEDGKKGNLTPGALADLAVLSADYFEVPEKEIKAIESVLTVVGGKVVYGSEEFGNLVPSLPVSPDWSPVRRFGGYHSGDASAPLAAHKEAEPAYRHTRIWLPSQRRFWDLGCDCFAY; encoded by the coding sequence ATGAAAGGACCGGACCTCATTATACATAACGGCAAGATCAGCACGCTGGCCACCCAGAACCCGGAGGCCTCGGCCATCGCGATCAGCGACGGCAGGGTGCAGGCTCTCGGCGGCGAAGAGTTGACCGCGACGGCCGATGACCACACGCAGTTGATCGATGCGAAGGGGCGCCGGGTGATCCCGGGGCTAAACGACTCGCACATACACGTGATCCGTGGAGGACTCAACTTCAACATGGAACTGCGCTGGGACGGGGTGCCCTCGCTCGCGCTGGCGCTGGAGATGCTCATGGAGCAGGCGAAGCGGACACCACCGCCGCAATGGGTGCGGGTCATCGGCGGCTGGACCGAGTTCCAGTTTGCCGAGCGGCGCATGCCTACCCTCGATGAACTGAACCTGGCAGCGCCCGATACGCCGGTCTTTATCCTGCACCTGTACGACCGCGCCCTGGTGAACCGCGCTGCGCTGCATGCACTCGGCTACGGCAAGGACACGCCCGAACCGCCGGGCGGGATGATCGAGCGGGATAGAAACGGCAACCCGACCGGACTCTTGATCGCCAAGCCGAACGCCATGTTGCTCTACGCAAGCCTCGCCAAGGGGCCGAAGCTCGGCTTCGAGGACCAGGTGAACTCGACGCGCCACTTCCTCAGGGAGCTGAACCGGCTGGGCCTCACCAGCGCCATAGATGCCGGCGGTGGGTTCCAGAACTACCCCGACGACTACCGCGTTATCCAGCAGTTGGCCAAAGCGGGAGAGTTGCCGCTGCGCATCGCGTACAACCTGTTCACGCAGCACCCCAAGGGTGAGCTGGCCGATTTTTCCCAGTGGGTCACCATGACGCAACCGGGACAGGGGGACGATTTCCTACGCATGAACGGGGCGGGCGAGATGCTGGTGTTCTCGGCCGCCGACTTTGAGGATTTCCTGGAGCCGCGCCCGGACCTCCCGGTGGTGATGGAGGAGGAGCTTGCCGCGGTGGTACGGCTGCTGGCGGAGAAGCGCTGGCCGTTCCGTCTGCACGCGACCTACAACGAATCCATCACCCGTTTTCTGGACGTGTTCGAGGCGGTGAACCGGGACATCCCGTTCAACGGATTACGTTGGTTCTTCGACCACGCCGAGACTATCACGGCGAAGAACCTAGAGCGGGTCAAGGAACTGGGGGGCGGCATCGCCATCCAGAACCGGATGGCCTTCCAAGGTGAATATTTCCTCGACCGGTACGGTGAGCGGGAAACGGCACATACCCCGCCGGTGCGCAGCATGATGGCGATGGACATACCGGTGGGTGCCGGCACCGACGCAACACGGGTGGCGAGCTACAATCCTTGGCTGTCTCTTTACTGGTTGGTCAGCGGGCGCACCATCGGCGGCACACTGCTCTATCCCGAGGCGAACCACCTAAGCCGCATGGAGGCGCTCAGGCTGTACACCGAGGGGAGCAGCTGGTTTTCCGGCGAGGATGGAAAGAAGGGTAATTTGACACCCGGAGCCTTGGCGGACCTTGCCGTGCTCTCCGCTGACTACTTCGAGGTCCCCGAGAAAGAAATCAAGGCGATCGAATCGGTGCTGACCGTGGTCGGCGGCAAGGTAGTGTACGGCAGCGAAGAGTTCGGCAACCTGGTGCCGTCGCTACCGGTTAGCCCAGACTGGTCACCGGTGAGACGTTTCGGCGGTTACCACAGCGGCGATGCGTCGGCTCCCCTGGCGGCGCACAAAGAGGCAGAACCGGCGTACCGCCACACGCGCATCTGGCTTCCGAGCCAGCGCCGTTTCTGGGACTTGGGCTGCGATTGTTTTGCTTACTAG
- a CDS encoding 2-oxoacid:ferredoxin oxidoreductase subunit beta: MAFDYDKYIRPGKLPHIWCPGCGHGIVMKGLIRAIDTLGLQKDNTAIVSGIGCASRLPGYMDFCTLHTAHGRAAAFATGVKMAKPEMNVILVGGDGDGTAIGGNHFIHACRRNIDMTYIIMNNNIYGMTGGQFSPCTPTGAKASTTVYGNPDPAFDVAKLAIGAGATFVARGTAYHATQIDKLIAEAIQHKGFSVVEILDDCPTTYGRRNKFKSVIEMMNRLKDIAVPVKAAEKMTAEQLEGKILTGVLYKEERPNYTDEYAKVIERAKK, encoded by the coding sequence ATGGCTTTTGATTACGATAAGTACATCCGTCCCGGCAAGCTGCCGCACATCTGGTGCCCGGGCTGCGGTCACGGCATTGTCATGAAAGGCCTGATCCGCGCGATCGACACCCTTGGTCTTCAGAAGGACAACACCGCCATCGTTTCCGGCATCGGCTGCGCATCGCGTCTCCCCGGCTACATGGATTTCTGCACCCTGCACACCGCGCATGGCCGCGCCGCCGCTTTCGCAACCGGCGTCAAGATGGCCAAGCCGGAGATGAACGTCATCCTCGTGGGCGGCGACGGCGACGGTACCGCGATCGGCGGCAACCACTTCATCCACGCCTGCCGTCGTAACATCGACATGACCTACATCATCATGAACAACAACATCTACGGCATGACCGGCGGCCAGTTCTCCCCCTGCACCCCGACCGGCGCCAAGGCGTCCACCACCGTGTACGGCAACCCCGACCCGGCATTCGACGTCGCCAAGCTGGCAATCGGCGCCGGCGCCACCTTCGTGGCCCGTGGCACCGCGTACCACGCAACCCAGATCGACAAGCTGATCGCGGAAGCCATCCAGCACAAAGGCTTCTCCGTTGTCGAGATCCTGGACGACTGCCCGACCACCTACGGTCGCCGCAACAAGTTCAAGTCGGTCATCGAGATGATGAACCGCCTGAAGGACATCGCCGTTCCGGTCAAGGCCGCCGAGAAGATGACTGCCGAGCAGCTCGAAGGCAAGATCCTCACCGGTGTTCTGTACAAGGAAGAGCGTCCGAACTACACCGACGAATACGCGAAGGTCATTGAGCGCGCCAAGAAATAA
- a CDS encoding 2-oxoacid:acceptor oxidoreductase family protein codes for MSQRYEIRFSGAGGQGLILAGVIMAEAASIYDGKQAVQSQSYGPEARGGASKSEVIVSDTMIDYPKATVVDALLALTQEAADKYSHDLKEGGVLLIDSDLVKNVPKGNFNTVAFPIINTAKNEVGREIVANIVALGAMVALTGVVTKEGAEKAVLARVPEAFMELNKKAFQMGYEKAIAARA; via the coding sequence ATGTCTCAGAGATATGAAATCAGATTTTCCGGGGCTGGTGGGCAGGGTCTCATCCTCGCCGGCGTCATCATGGCAGAAGCCGCTTCCATCTACGACGGTAAGCAGGCAGTTCAGTCCCAGAGCTACGGCCCCGAGGCAAGGGGTGGTGCATCCAAGTCGGAGGTCATCGTTTCCGACACCATGATCGACTACCCGAAGGCGACCGTGGTCGACGCGCTGCTCGCGCTGACCCAGGAAGCAGCCGACAAGTACTCCCATGACCTGAAGGAAGGGGGCGTGCTGCTGATCGACTCCGACCTTGTGAAGAACGTTCCCAAAGGGAACTTCAACACCGTTGCCTTCCCGATCATCAACACTGCCAAGAACGAAGTTGGCCGTGAGATCGTGGCCAACATCGTCGCCCTGGGCGCCATGGTGGCACTGACCGGTGTGGTCACCAAGGAAGGCGCCGAGAAGGCAGTTCTGGCCCGCGTGCCGGAGGCCTTCATGGAGCTGAACAAGAAGGCGTTCCAGATGGGCTACGAGAAAGCCATCGCAGCACGCGCCTAA
- a CDS encoding YbhB/YbcL family Raf kinase inhibitor-like protein: protein MTSFKQRLLCFAVLALSCAATVQASEAKAQLKLTSSAFTNSCSIPATFTCDGSDASPPLSIAGVPKEAKSLALIMDDPDAPGGTWAHWVLWNIDPATTQIAQGAVPRGAQQGENSWRRKSYGGPCPPSGQHRYYFRLYALSERLNLPANSTRKELDLAMRGKVLAQTELLVIYAHR from the coding sequence ATGACCAGCTTCAAGCAGAGGTTACTGTGTTTCGCGGTGTTGGCTCTATCCTGCGCCGCAACCGTACAGGCGAGTGAGGCAAAGGCGCAGTTGAAACTGACCAGTAGTGCTTTCACAAACTCCTGCAGCATTCCCGCCACCTTCACCTGCGATGGATCCGACGCCAGTCCGCCCCTCTCCATCGCGGGAGTACCCAAGGAAGCCAAGTCACTGGCCCTGATCATGGACGACCCCGATGCCCCAGGGGGAACCTGGGCACACTGGGTGCTCTGGAACATCGATCCGGCCACCACGCAGATTGCCCAAGGGGCGGTCCCGCGCGGGGCGCAGCAGGGAGAGAACAGCTGGCGGCGCAAAAGCTACGGCGGTCCCTGCCCGCCGTCCGGGCAGCACCGCTATTATTTCCGTCTCTACGCGCTCTCAGAGCGCCTCAACCTTCCCGCCAACAGCACCAGGAAAGAGCTCGACCTCGCCATGCGCGGCAAAGTCCTGGCGCAGACCGAGCTCCTTGTAATCTACGCTCATCGCTAG
- the ispG gene encoding flavodoxin-dependent (E)-4-hydroxy-3-methylbut-2-enyl-diphosphate synthase, translated as MKKLTRQIKIGNVPIGGGAPCSVQSMCSTDTRNVAATLDQIGRLAEAGCEIVRCAVPDMDAAQALAAIKAGSPMPLIADIHFDYKLALKALESGVDGLRLNPGNIGERWKVAEVVKAAAERQIPIRIGVNGGSLEKELLVKYGHPTPEAMVESALGHVRILEELNYQEIKISIKVSDVLRTLEAYRLLSDAVDYPLHIGVTEAGTIFSGTIKSSVGLGILLHQGIGDTMRVSLTGDPVHEVRVAYDILKCLGIRQRGINFVSCPTCGRCQIDLIPVAEEVERRLAHLDKNITVAVMGCSVNGPGEAREADFGIAGGRGEGLLFKHGEILRKVPQDKLADALIEEVLKP; from the coding sequence ATGAAAAAGCTCACCCGGCAGATAAAGATAGGCAACGTGCCGATCGGTGGCGGCGCTCCCTGCTCCGTACAGTCCATGTGTTCCACCGACACGAGAAACGTGGCTGCGACCCTCGACCAGATAGGGCGTCTAGCCGAAGCCGGCTGCGAAATCGTGCGCTGCGCCGTCCCCGACATGGATGCCGCCCAGGCTCTGGCCGCCATCAAGGCGGGCAGCCCGATGCCGCTCATCGCCGATATCCACTTCGACTATAAGCTGGCCCTGAAAGCCCTGGAATCCGGCGTCGATGGACTACGCCTGAACCCCGGCAACATCGGCGAGCGCTGGAAGGTCGCCGAGGTGGTCAAGGCTGCTGCCGAGCGGCAGATCCCGATCCGGATCGGCGTCAACGGCGGATCGTTGGAGAAAGAGCTCCTGGTCAAGTACGGGCATCCCACACCGGAGGCCATGGTCGAGTCGGCCCTGGGACACGTCCGTATCCTGGAAGAGCTGAACTACCAGGAAATCAAGATTTCCATCAAGGTTTCCGACGTGTTGCGGACGCTGGAAGCGTATCGGCTTCTCTCCGACGCCGTCGATTACCCGCTGCACATCGGCGTAACCGAGGCCGGCACCATCTTCTCCGGCACCATCAAGTCCTCCGTCGGCTTGGGCATTCTGCTGCACCAGGGCATCGGCGACACCATGCGCGTATCGCTCACCGGCGACCCGGTGCACGAAGTGCGCGTCGCTTATGACATACTGAAGTGCTTGGGGATCAGGCAGCGCGGCATCAACTTCGTCTCCTGTCCGACCTGCGGCAGGTGCCAGATCGATCTCATCCCCGTTGCCGAGGAAGTCGAGCGTCGTCTGGCGCACCTGGACAAGAACATCACCGTGGCCGTCATGGGATGTTCCGTGAACGGACCCGGCGAGGCGCGCGAAGCCGATTTCGGCATCGCCGGCGGCAGGGGAGAAGGGCTCCTTTTCAAGCACGGCGAGATCCTGCGCAAAGTCCCCCAGGACAAGCTTGCCGATGCGCTGATAGAAGAAGTGCTGAAACCTTAA
- a CDS encoding HD-GYP domain-containing protein, translating into MPQELCHMALRQTLDLIGLTDEALRDLTRRKFSSDELYREVLGKLLGGNGRRGPSGILIANEGPGSVCCNGRVFHLRHGELLERSDPITIEPGSTYASSLLMVEGGSEAVALNWTDSCATVEEFQTFFHPQVVAAMEEPILNFVSCRISGDVRGVIEAFNYAGHVTEYDADVLRSAAVMIGSLITVSNGMRETEHAFHYAIQALARACEAAEPDTGHHIVRVNRYAGALAANMGFNTEFVEDMSMSAQMHDVGKIRIPTEILLKGGRLTPREMKLVRQHPAYGAEIIGDSPRLRIAREIAISHHENWDGTGYPKRLKGERIPLSGRIVKVADVYDALRSRRSYKGAMTHQETLDVFRNGDDRINPAAHFDPSVLAAFFRIEHMFEMIYDSSVPKLGLDRAVNAAKLK; encoded by the coding sequence ATGCCCCAGGAACTGTGCCACATGGCGCTCCGACAGACCCTCGATCTCATAGGACTGACAGACGAGGCCCTCAGGGATCTGACCCGCCGTAAATTCAGCAGCGACGAGCTGTACCGCGAGGTGCTCGGCAAACTGCTCGGCGGCAACGGCCGCCGCGGGCCCAGCGGCATACTGATCGCCAACGAGGGCCCAGGCTCGGTCTGCTGCAACGGACGCGTTTTTCACTTAAGGCACGGCGAACTTCTGGAGCGCTCCGACCCGATCACCATCGAACCCGGTTCCACATACGCCAGCAGCCTGCTCATGGTCGAGGGGGGCAGCGAAGCGGTGGCACTGAACTGGACTGACAGTTGTGCCACCGTGGAGGAGTTCCAAACCTTCTTCCATCCGCAGGTGGTAGCGGCCATGGAAGAACCGATACTCAACTTCGTAAGCTGCCGCATCAGCGGCGACGTCCGCGGCGTCATCGAAGCCTTCAACTATGCCGGCCACGTAACCGAGTACGACGCCGACGTGCTCAGAAGTGCCGCGGTCATGATCGGTTCACTCATCACCGTTTCCAACGGCATGCGCGAGACCGAGCATGCCTTCCACTACGCCATCCAGGCCCTGGCCCGAGCCTGTGAAGCGGCCGAGCCGGATACAGGGCACCACATCGTGCGTGTGAACCGCTACGCGGGGGCGCTTGCGGCCAACATGGGGTTCAACACCGAGTTCGTGGAGGACATGTCGATGTCCGCGCAGATGCACGACGTGGGCAAGATCCGCATTCCCACTGAAATCCTGCTCAAAGGGGGGAGGCTGACCCCGAGGGAAATGAAGCTGGTGCGCCAGCATCCCGCCTATGGTGCGGAGATCATAGGGGACTCCCCCAGGCTCAGGATCGCGCGCGAGATCGCCATCTCGCACCATGAGAACTGGGACGGCACCGGCTATCCCAAGCGTCTGAAGGGAGAGCGGATCCCGCTATCGGGGCGGATCGTGAAGGTCGCTGACGTCTACGACGCCCTGCGTTCCCGGCGCAGTTACAAGGGAGCCATGACCCACCAGGAAACCCTCGACGTGTTCAGAAACGGAGATGACCGTATCAACCCCGCTGCCCACTTCGATCCCTCAGTATTGGCAGCCTTCTTCAGGATCGAGCACATGTTCGAGATGATCTACGACAGTTCCGTTCCCAAGCTCGGCCTGGACCGGGCCGTCAACGCTGCAAAATTGAAATAG
- a CDS encoding HD domain-containing protein has product MDRLIAALKSFFPEHLHSSIFMVGGMVRDVLLGVECQDVDLAAAVPVSELTALGFRLVESKSTPNIYFRFKEPFGKIEITWLHTLDALPDDLSRRDFTVNAMAMSLDGKLSDPLRGQADLQRRTLRCCSPTSLTDDPLRILRAFRFECEGWRLDAEAEAILKSRDWSVQLQGIPVERFSQEMLKAIGKEDPSRFFRRMVEFGIGDNFLPEIFRMAAITAGPPQHHPEGDLFTHSLQVLERMAQLTPDPTARFCALFHDLGKLYTPPELHPKHHGHDALGAEQVPAFCKRLRLPVALQRALQATNRLHNNANRWEELRDSTKIRLALDAIKGGIQDFLPLQVAADFHAEMPGWEVALEVARMNAAQLGVDPALLDNKEVPPEKLQQVIMQHRVERLKKGLHD; this is encoded by the coding sequence ATGGACCGGTTGATTGCTGCATTGAAGAGCTTTTTCCCGGAGCACCTGCACTCCTCGATCTTCATGGTAGGCGGCATGGTGCGGGACGTGCTTTTAGGAGTCGAGTGCCAGGACGTGGACCTGGCGGCGGCGGTTCCCGTCTCGGAACTTACCGCGCTGGGCTTTCGCCTAGTGGAATCCAAAAGCACCCCCAACATCTACTTCCGCTTCAAAGAACCCTTCGGCAAGATCGAGATCACCTGGCTCCACACGCTCGATGCCCTTCCGGACGACCTCTCCCGACGCGACTTCACCGTTAACGCCATGGCCATGTCGCTGGACGGCAAACTCTCCGATCCTCTCCGCGGCCAAGCGGACCTCCAGCGACGCACCCTGCGCTGCTGTAGCCCCACCAGTCTCACGGACGACCCGTTGCGCATCCTGCGTGCCTTTCGTTTCGAGTGCGAAGGGTGGCGCCTGGATGCGGAGGCGGAAGCGATCCTGAAAAGCCGGGATTGGTCGGTGCAGTTGCAGGGAATCCCGGTGGAGCGCTTCTCCCAGGAGATGCTGAAGGCCATCGGCAAGGAGGACCCGTCCCGCTTTTTCCGCCGCATGGTGGAGTTCGGGATCGGCGACAACTTCCTCCCCGAGATCTTCCGTATGGCGGCAATCACGGCGGGGCCGCCCCAGCATCATCCCGAGGGGGACCTGTTCACCCACTCGCTGCAGGTACTGGAACGGATGGCGCAACTGACGCCGGACCCCACCGCCCGCTTCTGCGCCCTCTTCCATGACTTGGGCAAGTTGTACACGCCGCCGGAACTCCACCCCAAGCACCACGGGCACGACGCGCTGGGAGCAGAGCAGGTGCCCGCCTTCTGCAAAAGGCTCCGTCTGCCGGTCGCGCTGCAACGCGCACTGCAGGCAACCAACAGGCTGCACAACAATGCCAACCGGTGGGAGGAACTGCGCGACTCGACCAAGATCAGGCTGGCGCTGGATGCCATCAAGGGGGGGATTCAGGATTTCCTGCCGTTGCAGGTGGCGGCGGACTTCCATGCAGAGATGCCGGGGTGGGAGGTGGCGCTGGAGGTGGCGAGGATGAATGCGGCGCAGTTGGGGGTTGACCCGGCGCTGTTGGACAATAAAGAGGTTCCGCCGGAAAAGTTGCAGCAGGTCATCATGCAGCACAGGGTGGAGCGGTTAAAAAAAGGCCTTCACGACTGA